Proteins from a genomic interval of Diaminobutyricimonas aerilata:
- the xerD gene encoding site-specific tyrosine recombinase XerD, with translation MPDAADPLPEALRRYLRHVAIERGLSQNTVGAYRRDLQRYLDFLAERGVAGPDRITPGEVTAFVAASAGQAATSRARILSSVRGFHRFLVDERLAPTDAASDVPTPKLPSRLPKALTIDQVERLLDAPERDTAEGLRDRALLELMYATGARVSEAVGLTVDDVTAEGGTAEFVRLLGKGGKQRLVPVGSFARDALDRYLVRARPELSARGRASPAVFLGSRGAPLSRQSVWLVIRAAAERAQLGVDVSPHTLRHSFATHLLQGGADVRVVQELLGHASVSTTQIYTLVTADALREVYATAHPRAR, from the coding sequence ATGCCCGACGCGGCTGACCCGCTTCCGGAGGCGCTGCGGCGCTACCTCAGGCATGTCGCCATCGAACGCGGACTCTCGCAGAACACCGTCGGGGCGTACCGGCGCGACCTGCAGCGCTACCTCGACTTCCTCGCAGAACGAGGAGTCGCCGGACCCGATCGGATCACGCCGGGCGAGGTGACGGCGTTCGTCGCGGCGAGCGCCGGACAGGCGGCGACCTCCCGCGCGAGGATCCTGTCGTCCGTCCGGGGCTTCCACCGGTTCCTCGTCGACGAGCGGCTCGCGCCCACCGATGCGGCGAGCGACGTGCCCACGCCGAAGCTGCCGAGCCGGCTGCCGAAGGCGCTCACGATCGATCAGGTCGAGCGGCTCCTCGACGCACCCGAACGGGACACCGCCGAGGGCCTCCGCGACCGTGCGCTGCTCGAGCTCATGTACGCGACGGGTGCACGGGTCTCGGAGGCCGTGGGGCTCACCGTCGACGACGTGACCGCCGAGGGCGGGACCGCCGAGTTCGTGCGGCTGCTCGGCAAGGGCGGCAAGCAGCGACTCGTGCCCGTCGGCAGCTTCGCCCGCGACGCGCTCGACCGGTACCTCGTGCGCGCCCGCCCCGAGCTCTCGGCGCGCGGGCGGGCGAGCCCCGCCGTGTTCCTGGGGTCACGCGGGGCGCCGCTGTCGCGGCAGAGCGTGTGGCTCGTGATCCGTGCCGCCGCCGAGCGTGCACAGCTCGGCGTCGACGTGTCGCCGCACACCCTCCGCCATTCCTTCGCGACGCACCTGCTGCAGGGCGGGGCCGACGTGCGCGTCGTGCAGGAGCTGCTCGGGCACGCCTCGGTCTCGACGACCCAGATCTACACGCTCGTGACCGCGGATGCGCTGCGCGAGGTCTACGCGACGGCGCACCCCCGCGCCCGCTGA
- a CDS encoding NUDIX domain-containing protein: MPEPELLADEVAEPRVVSSEAVFEGRVWDVRRDEFEYGDDRIVREYVDHPGAVAVLAIDDEERVLLIQQYRHPIRSRDWELPAGLLDIEGEDPLAAAQRELQEEVDLAAAEWTRLAEFHTSPGGSDELIRVYEARHLTETDAFARTDEEADIVTRWVDLEEVVGAVLDGRLKNSILTIAVLAAHARRG; this comes from the coding sequence ATGCCTGAGCCGGAACTGCTCGCCGACGAGGTTGCCGAGCCGCGCGTCGTCTCGAGCGAGGCCGTCTTCGAGGGCCGGGTGTGGGACGTGCGCCGCGACGAGTTCGAGTACGGCGACGACCGCATCGTGCGGGAGTATGTCGACCACCCCGGCGCGGTCGCGGTGCTCGCGATCGACGACGAGGAGCGGGTGCTGCTCATCCAGCAGTACCGGCACCCGATCCGCTCGCGCGACTGGGAACTGCCCGCCGGACTGCTCGACATCGAGGGGGAGGATCCCCTCGCCGCCGCACAGCGCGAGCTGCAGGAGGAGGTCGACCTCGCCGCGGCGGAGTGGACACGGCTCGCCGAGTTCCACACCTCGCCCGGCGGGAGCGACGAGCTCATCCGCGTGTACGAGGCGCGCCACCTCACCGAGACGGACGCGTTCGCCCGCACGGATGAGGAGGCCGACATCGTCACGCGCTGGGTCGACCTCGAGGAGGTCGTCGGTGCGGTGCTCGACGGGCGGCTGAAGAACTCGATCCTCACGATCGCGGTGCTCGCCGCCCATGCCCGACGCGGCTGA
- a CDS encoding CTP synthase, whose amino-acid sequence MDNSDAGNPEHVTKHIFVTGGVVSSLGKGLTAASLGNLLTARGLRVVMQKLDPYLNVDPGTMNPFQHGEVFVTDDGAETDLDIGHYERFLDINLDQAANVTTGQIYSQVIAKERRGEYLGDTVQVIPHITDEIKRRMRLQATAVEGERAPDVIITEIGGTVGDIESQPFIEAARQVRHELTRRNVFFVHVSLVPFMGASGEQKTKPTQHSVAALRSIGIQPDALVLRSDRPVSEGNKRKIALMCDVDERAVVNAIDVPSIYDIPTMLHSQGLDAYIIEQLGLVADEVDWEGWSDLLKAVHEPRHEVTVGLVGKYIDLPDAYLSVTEALRAGGFAQQTKVRITWIPSDECETPETAAKALAEVDAVCVPGGFGIRGIEGKVGALRYARENGLPALGLCLGLQCMVIEYARHRAELPGASSSEFDPDTEYPVIATMAEQVEILAGGDLGGTMRLGLYDAALTPGSIVADLYGTTSISERHRHRYEVNNAYRDRIADAGMIFSGLNPELDLVEFVELPRDQHPFYVGTQAHPELRSRPNRAHPLFRGLVQAALERQQASRLFEVPEPADA is encoded by the coding sequence GTGGATAATTCAGACGCGGGCAACCCGGAACACGTAACCAAGCACATCTTCGTCACCGGGGGCGTCGTCTCCTCGCTCGGCAAGGGCCTCACCGCCGCGAGTCTCGGCAACCTGCTGACCGCACGCGGGCTGCGCGTCGTCATGCAGAAGCTCGACCCGTATCTCAACGTGGATCCGGGCACGATGAACCCGTTCCAGCACGGCGAGGTGTTCGTCACCGACGACGGGGCGGAGACCGACCTCGACATCGGTCACTACGAGCGGTTCCTCGACATCAACCTCGACCAGGCCGCCAACGTCACGACCGGGCAGATCTATTCGCAGGTCATCGCCAAGGAGCGCCGCGGCGAGTACCTCGGCGACACCGTGCAGGTCATCCCGCACATCACCGACGAGATTAAGCGCCGGATGCGGCTGCAGGCGACCGCCGTGGAAGGCGAGCGGGCGCCGGATGTCATCATCACCGAGATCGGCGGCACCGTCGGCGACATCGAGAGTCAGCCGTTCATCGAGGCGGCCCGCCAGGTGCGCCACGAGCTCACCCGTCGCAACGTGTTCTTCGTGCACGTCTCGCTCGTGCCGTTCATGGGCGCGTCCGGCGAGCAGAAGACCAAGCCGACCCAGCATTCCGTCGCCGCGCTGCGGTCCATCGGGATCCAGCCGGATGCGCTCGTGCTGCGCAGCGACCGTCCGGTGTCCGAGGGCAACAAGCGCAAGATCGCGCTCATGTGCGACGTCGACGAGCGCGCCGTCGTCAACGCGATCGACGTGCCGAGCATCTACGACATCCCGACGATGCTGCACTCCCAGGGCCTCGACGCCTACATCATCGAGCAGCTCGGACTCGTCGCCGACGAGGTGGACTGGGAGGGCTGGAGCGATCTGCTCAAGGCCGTCCACGAGCCGCGCCACGAGGTGACCGTGGGTCTCGTCGGCAAGTACATCGACCTCCCCGACGCGTACCTGTCGGTCACCGAGGCGCTGCGCGCCGGCGGTTTCGCCCAGCAGACGAAGGTGCGGATAACCTGGATCCCCTCGGACGAGTGCGAGACGCCGGAGACGGCGGCGAAGGCCCTCGCCGAGGTGGACGCCGTGTGCGTGCCCGGCGGCTTCGGTATCCGCGGCATCGAGGGCAAGGTCGGTGCGCTGCGGTACGCCCGCGAGAACGGCCTCCCGGCGCTGGGCCTGTGCCTCGGTCTGCAGTGCATGGTGATCGAGTACGCGCGCCACCGCGCCGAGCTGCCTGGCGCCTCGAGCTCGGAGTTCGACCCCGACACCGAATACCCGGTGATCGCGACGATGGCGGAGCAGGTCGAGATCCTCGCCGGCGGCGACCTCGGCGGCACGATGCGCCTCGGTCTCTACGACGCGGCCCTCACCCCCGGCTCGATCGTCGCCGACCTGTACGGCACCACGAGCATCAGTGAACGGCACCGTCACCGCTACGAGGTCAACAACGCCTACCGTGATCGCATCGCCGACGCCGGCATGATCTTCTCGGGACTCAACCCCGAGCTCGACCTCGTCGAGTTCGTCGAGCTGCCGCGCGACCAGCACCCCTTCTACGTGGGCACCCAGGCGCACCCCGAGCTGCGTTCGCGGCCGAACCGGGCGCACCCGTTGTTCCGGGGTCTCGTGCAGGCCGCGCTCGAGCGCCAGCAGGCCAGCCGACTGTTCGAGGTTCCGGAGCCCGCCGATGCCTGA
- the tyrS gene encoding tyrosine--tRNA ligase, translating into MTTAPQNLHNDGSFDDVWDELVYRGLVHVSTDTAALKTLLAGPPITFYCGFDPSAPSLHLGNLVQLLVMRRLQLAGHRPLGLVGGSTGLIGDPRPTAERVLNEKDVVAAWVERLQAQISRFLAFEGENAARLVNNLDWTAPMSAIDFLRDVGKYFRVGTMLKKDAVTARLNSSEGISYTEFSYQILQGMDFLHLYRDHGCVLQTGGSDQWGNLTSGTDLIHKAEGVSVHAIGTPLITNSDGTKFGKSEGNAVWLDPEMTSPYAFYQFWLNTDDADVIPRLKIFTFLTREEIGALEQATADAPFKREAQRRLAAEVTTLVHGAEATDAAIAASAALFGQGELHELDAGTLEAALAELPGAVAEPGAAVVQLLVDSGLTASSSEARRAIAQGGVYLNNTKVPDENATLDDLLHGRFAVLRRGKKTLAGIRVG; encoded by the coding sequence GTGACCACCGCACCGCAGAACCTGCACAATGACGGGAGTTTCGACGACGTCTGGGATGAGCTGGTGTATCGCGGCCTGGTGCACGTCTCCACCGACACCGCCGCGCTCAAGACGCTCCTCGCCGGACCGCCCATCACCTTCTACTGCGGTTTCGACCCGAGCGCGCCGAGTCTGCACCTCGGCAACCTCGTGCAACTGCTCGTGATGCGTCGGCTGCAACTCGCCGGCCATCGTCCGCTCGGCCTCGTCGGCGGCTCCACGGGCCTCATCGGCGACCCCCGGCCGACGGCGGAACGTGTGCTCAACGAGAAGGACGTCGTCGCGGCGTGGGTCGAGCGGCTGCAGGCGCAGATCTCGCGGTTCCTCGCCTTCGAGGGCGAGAACGCGGCGCGCCTGGTCAACAACCTCGACTGGACCGCGCCGATGAGCGCGATCGACTTCCTGCGCGACGTCGGCAAGTACTTCCGTGTCGGCACGATGCTGAAGAAGGATGCGGTCACCGCACGGCTCAACTCGAGCGAGGGCATCAGCTACACCGAGTTCAGCTACCAGATCCTGCAGGGGATGGACTTCCTCCACCTCTACCGCGACCACGGTTGCGTGCTGCAGACCGGCGGCAGCGACCAGTGGGGCAACCTCACGAGCGGCACCGACCTGATCCACAAGGCCGAGGGCGTGAGCGTGCATGCGATCGGCACCCCGCTCATCACCAACTCCGACGGCACCAAGTTCGGCAAGAGCGAGGGCAACGCCGTCTGGCTCGACCCCGAGATGACGAGCCCGTACGCGTTCTACCAGTTCTGGCTCAACACCGACGACGCCGACGTCATCCCGCGTCTGAAGATCTTCACCTTCCTGACGCGCGAGGAGATCGGCGCGCTCGAGCAGGCCACCGCCGACGCCCCGTTCAAGCGGGAGGCGCAGCGGCGGCTCGCGGCCGAGGTCACCACGCTCGTCCACGGCGCGGAGGCGACGGACGCCGCGATCGCCGCGTCGGCGGCTCTGTTCGGGCAGGGCGAGCTGCACGAGCTCGACGCGGGCACCCTCGAGGCGGCCCTCGCCGAGCTGCCCGGAGCGGTCGCGGAACCGGGTGCCGCCGTGGTGCAGCTGCTCGTCGACTCCGGCCTCACGGCGAGCTCGAGCGAGGCGCGCCGCGCCATCGCGCAAGGCGGCGTGTACCTCAACAACACGAAAGTGCCCGATGAGAACGCGACGCTCGACGACCTGCTGCACGGGCGCTTCGCGGTGCTCCGTCGCGGCAAGAAGACCCTCGCGGGCATCCGCGTCGGCTGA
- a CDS encoding DNA-binding protein encodes MIVITADQVGSRVSADLVSGVLDWANGPEGPGLLLPADRTAGDELQLLPADARAALRIVLHLTRSGRWSVGCGIGSADPLGATVRETAGAAFVFARDAVERAKKRPRRFALENGTEHGRAVDALVDLLLVVRARRSREGWELHDLLETGLSQAEAAERLGITPQAASKRARAADLRADTAASAALVTLIADLDAPHEGGGRR; translated from the coding sequence ATGATCGTCATCACGGCCGACCAGGTCGGCAGCCGCGTCAGCGCCGACCTCGTGAGCGGCGTGCTCGACTGGGCGAACGGCCCGGAGGGACCGGGCCTGCTCCTGCCCGCCGACCGTACCGCCGGCGACGAGCTGCAGCTGCTTCCCGCCGACGCTCGCGCCGCCCTCCGCATCGTGCTGCACCTGACCCGGTCGGGCCGGTGGAGCGTCGGCTGCGGCATCGGCAGCGCCGATCCCCTCGGCGCCACCGTGCGGGAGACCGCGGGAGCCGCCTTCGTGTTCGCGAGGGACGCCGTCGAACGGGCGAAGAAGCGGCCCCGGCGGTTCGCGCTCGAGAACGGCACCGAGCACGGCCGGGCCGTCGACGCGCTCGTCGACCTGCTGCTCGTCGTGCGCGCCCGCCGCAGCCGTGAGGGCTGGGAGCTGCACGACCTGCTCGAGACCGGACTCAGCCAGGCGGAAGCCGCCGAGCGGCTCGGCATCACCCCGCAAGCGGCGAGCAAGCGGGCCCGGGCCGCCGACCTGCGCGCCGACACGGCGGCGTCGGCCGCCCTTGTTACGCTCATCGCCGACCTGGATGCGCCGCACGAGGGAGGGGGCCGCCGATGA
- a CDS encoding DUF817 domain-containing protein, producing the protein MTERPLTSTERRIDGRARRLLDRLPSTGVRGVLVEVLAFGLKQAWACVFGAAMLAVLLASRLWYPDDAVIARNDALTIAAVVIQVLMVVFRLESLRELRVIVLFHIVGTVMELFKTDVGSWTYAADGVLRIGAVPLFSGFMYAAVGSYLVRVHRLFDLRFDRYPPRWATAIVAAAIYVNFFTHHFWFDLRWILLAAVVLLWGACVQHVRVFRRSFRMPVLLAFLLVATFIWVAENLATWSNAWLYPDQLDGWQPVSVTKLVSWLLLMIISVVLVTWVYPPQRPDATGGGLTRRA; encoded by the coding sequence GTGACCGAGCGCCCGCTCACCTCCACCGAACGGCGGATCGACGGGCGCGCGCGGCGACTGCTCGACCGGCTGCCGTCCACCGGGGTGCGCGGCGTCCTCGTCGAGGTGCTCGCGTTCGGGCTCAAGCAGGCGTGGGCGTGCGTCTTCGGCGCCGCGATGCTCGCGGTGCTGCTCGCGTCCCGTCTCTGGTATCCGGACGACGCGGTCATCGCCCGCAACGACGCCCTCACGATCGCGGCCGTCGTCATCCAGGTGCTCATGGTGGTCTTCCGCCTGGAGTCCCTGCGGGAACTGCGGGTCATCGTGCTGTTCCACATCGTCGGAACGGTCATGGAGCTGTTCAAGACCGACGTGGGGTCGTGGACCTACGCCGCGGACGGCGTGCTGCGCATCGGCGCCGTGCCGCTGTTCAGCGGCTTCATGTACGCGGCCGTCGGGTCGTACCTCGTGCGCGTGCACCGGCTGTTCGATCTGCGATTCGACCGATACCCGCCGCGGTGGGCGACGGCGATCGTCGCCGCCGCGATCTACGTGAACTTCTTCACCCACCACTTCTGGTTCGATCTGCGCTGGATCCTCCTCGCGGCGGTCGTGCTGCTGTGGGGAGCGTGCGTCCAGCACGTACGGGTGTTCCGGCGGTCGTTCCGGATGCCCGTGCTGCTCGCGTTCCTGCTCGTCGCGACGTTCATCTGGGTCGCCGAGAATCTGGCGACGTGGTCGAACGCGTGGTTGTATCCGGATCAGCTCGACGGCTGGCAGCCGGTCTCGGTCACGAAGCTCGTCTCCTGGCTGCTGCTCATGATCATCTCGGTCGTGCTCGTGACGTGGGTCTACCCGCCGCAGCGCCCCGACGCGACCGGCGGCGGGCTCACGCGGCGAGCATGA
- a CDS encoding DNA-3-methyladenine glycosylase: protein MFDRTLLERPAVEVAPLLLGSVIRRGEVAVRITEVEAYMGEVDPGSHAFRGRTNRNAVMYGPPGHLYTYFTYGMHTCANVVCMPEGIAGGVLLRAGRVVDGVEIARARRTSTRGDDDLAKGPARLVVALGITLADGGTDLESGEVRLELAEHPPAHAAGPRTGVSGAGGTEEYPWRFWVPGDPTVSPYKAHVPKKRGIAS from the coding sequence GTGTTCGACCGAACCCTGCTCGAGCGGCCCGCCGTCGAGGTCGCCCCGCTGCTGCTCGGCTCGGTGATCCGGCGCGGCGAGGTCGCCGTGCGGATCACCGAGGTCGAGGCGTACATGGGCGAGGTCGACCCGGGCTCGCACGCCTTCCGCGGACGCACCAACCGCAACGCGGTGATGTACGGCCCGCCCGGGCACCTCTACACCTACTTCACCTACGGGATGCACACGTGCGCGAACGTCGTCTGCATGCCCGAGGGCATCGCGGGCGGGGTGCTGCTGCGCGCCGGCCGGGTGGTCGACGGGGTGGAGATCGCCCGGGCACGCCGCACGTCGACCCGCGGCGACGACGACCTCGCGAAGGGTCCGGCTCGGCTCGTCGTCGCGCTCGGCATCACGCTCGCCGACGGCGGCACCGACCTCGAGTCCGGCGAGGTGCGCCTCGAGCTCGCGGAGCATCCGCCCGCCCACGCAGCCGGACCCCGCACGGGTGTCTCGGGCGCCGGGGGCACGGAGGAGTACCCCTGGCGGTTCTGGGTCCCGGGTGATCCGACGGTGTCGCCGTACAAGGCCCACGTGCCGAAGAAGCGCGGAATCGCCTCGTGA
- the argH gene encoding argininosuccinate lyase, with product MAEHDGSRGALWGARFAEGPSPELVALSRSTHFDWALAAYDIAGSRAHALALAEAGYLAPDELERMLEGLEVVRGGVEAGTIRPLESDEDVHFALERELIAVVGPELGGRLRAGRSRNDQIATLVRLYLLDHAAAISHLVVRLIDAIAAQAEAHRDAPMPGRTHLQHAQPVLLAHHLLAHAWPLVRDLERLRDWRARAARSPYGAGALAGGALGLDPRLVARELGLGEPTENSIDATSSRDVVAEFAFIAAQLGVDLSRFAEDIILWATREVGFVRLHDGYSTGSSIMPQKKNPDIAELARGKSGRLVGNLAGLLTTLKGLPLAYNRDLQEDKEPVFDSVVTLEVLLPAFTGMVETLVFDTERMASLAPEGFSLATDVADWLVRRRVPFREAHEISGALVRFCEEHGLQLHEPTDEQYAAVSPHLTGEVREALTVAGSLASRSGVGGTAPDRVAEQLAELTRRVREFELGGAA from the coding sequence ATGGCAGAACACGACGGATCCCGCGGCGCCCTGTGGGGAGCCCGCTTCGCGGAGGGTCCCTCGCCGGAGCTCGTCGCGCTGAGCCGGTCGACGCACTTCGACTGGGCGCTCGCCGCGTACGACATCGCCGGCTCGCGCGCGCACGCCCTCGCGCTCGCCGAAGCGGGCTACCTCGCCCCCGACGAGCTCGAACGGATGCTCGAGGGCCTCGAGGTCGTCCGCGGGGGAGTCGAGGCGGGCACCATCCGTCCGCTCGAGTCCGATGAGGACGTGCACTTCGCCCTCGAGCGCGAACTCATCGCCGTGGTCGGCCCGGAGCTCGGCGGACGGCTCCGCGCCGGACGCAGCCGCAACGACCAGATCGCGACGCTCGTCCGCCTGTACCTGCTCGACCACGCCGCCGCGATCTCGCACCTCGTCGTGCGCCTCATCGACGCGATCGCCGCGCAGGCGGAGGCCCACCGCGACGCCCCCATGCCGGGTCGCACCCATCTGCAGCACGCGCAGCCGGTGCTGCTCGCCCACCACCTGCTCGCCCACGCGTGGCCGCTCGTGCGCGACCTCGAGCGTCTGCGCGACTGGCGCGCCCGCGCGGCGCGCTCCCCGTACGGCGCCGGGGCGCTCGCCGGCGGTGCGCTCGGACTCGATCCGCGGCTCGTCGCCCGGGAGCTCGGGCTCGGCGAGCCGACGGAGAACTCGATCGACGCGACCTCCTCCCGCGACGTCGTCGCGGAGTTCGCGTTCATCGCGGCGCAGCTGGGGGTCGACCTCTCCCGCTTCGCCGAGGACATCATCCTCTGGGCCACGCGCGAGGTGGGTTTCGTGCGCCTGCACGACGGCTACTCGACGGGATCGTCGATCATGCCGCAGAAGAAGAACCCCGACATCGCGGAGCTCGCACGCGGCAAGTCCGGTCGCCTCGTCGGCAACCTCGCCGGGCTGCTCACGACGCTCAAGGGGCTGCCGCTGGCCTACAACCGCGATCTGCAGGAGGACAAGGAGCCGGTCTTCGACTCCGTCGTCACCCTCGAGGTGCTCCTGCCCGCCTTCACCGGCATGGTCGAGACGCTCGTCTTCGACACCGAGCGCATGGCCTCGCTCGCCCCGGAGGGGTTCTCGCTCGCGACGGATGTGGCCGACTGGCTCGTGCGCCGTCGTGTGCCGTTCCGCGAGGCGCACGAGATCAGCGGGGCGCTCGTGCGCTTCTGCGAGGAGCACGGGTTGCAACTGCACGAACCGACCGACGAGCAGTACGCCGCGGTGTCGCCGCACCTCACCGGCGAGGTGCGCGAGGCGCTCACCGTCGCGGGCTCGCTCGCGAGCCGGTCCGGCGTCGGCGGGACGGCTCCCGACCGCGTCGCCGAGCAGCTCGCCGAACTCACCCGCCGCGTGCGGGAGTTCGAGCTCGGGGGAGCGGCGTGA
- a CDS encoding DUF6264 family protein yields the protein MSDDRPPVPRYGEYADPETMRAATGAPVPPAHATPVAPVTPARAPRTTDVVITSVLLTLGLLVTLFTLVSLPALPQSMHQVAEVYGVEDYEAGPGVGAVQWVVGVSHVVLFLAAVAIAVPLLARRRLAFWVPLSAGIIAALIYWGAHMALFFSDERLLDALTRV from the coding sequence ATGAGCGATGATCGACCGCCCGTGCCCCGCTACGGCGAGTACGCCGACCCCGAGACGATGCGGGCCGCGACCGGCGCGCCCGTCCCGCCGGCGCACGCCACACCAGTCGCTCCGGTGACTCCGGCGCGCGCCCCGCGCACGACGGACGTCGTCATCACGTCGGTGCTGCTCACGCTCGGCCTGCTCGTGACGCTGTTCACCCTCGTCTCGCTGCCGGCACTGCCGCAGAGCATGCACCAGGTCGCCGAGGTGTACGGCGTCGAGGACTACGAGGCCGGTCCCGGGGTGGGCGCGGTGCAGTGGGTGGTGGGGGTCAGCCATGTCGTGCTGTTCCTCGCCGCGGTCGCGATCGCGGTGCCGCTCCTGGCTCGTCGTCGTCTCGCGTTCTGGGTACCGCTCAGCGCGGGGATCATCGCCGCGCTCATCTACTGGGGCGCGCACATGGCCCTGTTCTTCAGCGACGAGCGACTCCTCGACGCCCTCACGCGGGTCTGA
- the argF gene encoding ornithine carbamoyltransferase: MTRHFLRDDDITPAEQIQILDLAAELKADRWSRTPLAGPQTVAVIFDKSSTRTRVSFAVGIADLGGSPLIISTANSQLGGKETPSDTARVLERMVSAIVWRTYAQSGLEEMAAGTRVPVVNALSDDFHPCQLLADLLTIREHKGTLSGLTVTFLGDGASNMAQSYLLAGATAGMHVRVAAPAEFAPAADVVTDAERIASGTGGSVAVLTDPVQAVTGADVVVTDTWVSMGKEDEKAHRVGVFGGYQVTTETMTHAASDAVFLHCLPADRGYEVAPEVIDGPQSVIWDEAENRLHAQKALLVWLLERAG; the protein is encoded by the coding sequence ATGACCCGCCACTTCCTACGCGACGACGACATCACGCCCGCTGAGCAGATCCAGATCCTCGACCTCGCCGCAGAGTTGAAGGCCGACCGCTGGTCGCGCACCCCGCTCGCCGGTCCGCAGACCGTCGCCGTGATCTTCGACAAGTCCTCGACCCGCACCCGCGTCAGCTTCGCGGTCGGCATCGCCGACCTCGGCGGCAGCCCGCTCATCATCTCGACCGCGAACAGCCAGCTCGGGGGCAAGGAGACGCCGAGCGACACTGCGCGCGTGCTCGAGCGCATGGTCTCCGCGATCGTCTGGCGCACCTACGCGCAGTCAGGTCTCGAGGAGATGGCCGCCGGTACCCGCGTGCCGGTCGTGAACGCCCTCTCCGACGACTTCCACCCCTGCCAGCTGCTCGCCGACCTGCTGACGATCCGCGAGCACAAGGGCACCCTCTCCGGGCTCACGGTCACCTTCCTCGGCGACGGGGCGAGCAACATGGCCCAGAGCTATCTGCTGGCCGGAGCGACCGCAGGGATGCACGTGCGCGTCGCCGCGCCCGCCGAGTTCGCGCCCGCGGCCGACGTGGTGACCGACGCCGAGCGCATCGCCTCGGGAACCGGGGGTTCCGTCGCCGTACTGACCGACCCGGTGCAGGCCGTGACGGGGGCCGACGTGGTCGTGACGGACACCTGGGTGTCGATGGGCAAAGAGGACGAGAAGGCGCACCGCGTCGGCGTCTTCGGCGGCTACCAGGTGACGACGGAGACGATGACGCACGCGGCATCCGACGCCGTCTTCCTGCACTGCCTCCCCGCCGACCGCGGCTACGAGGTCGCCCCGGAGGTGATCGACGGTCCGCAGAGCGTCATCTGGGACGAGGCGGAGAACCGCCTGCACGCGCAGAAGGCCCTGCTGGTCTGGCTCCTCGAACGCGCGGGATGA
- a CDS encoding acetylornithine transaminase, whose product MSTADDTITATEDYTARFGRAMMKSAPSPLAVMERGEGARVWDVDGKSYLDFLAGIAVNSLGYAHPAMVRAVSEQVATLQHVSNYFATRPQIELAERLRRVSGAGETGRVYYGNSGAEALEAALKLARLTGRPRVLALKNAFHGRTMGSLSLTGKPALREAFEPLIPGIDHIDSTIEALERALGPDVGALVLEPIKGEAGVVDLPQGYLERARELTHRHGVLLILDEVQTGAGRTGDWFAFQHHGIRPDAIAIAKGIGSGFPIGALVTFDAASDLFAMGHHGSTFGGNPLATATANAVLEEIESADLVGNARRRGEQLREAVLGLGSPLITDVSGRGLLLGIGLTEPAAPRVATAALRHGLIINAASETRIRLAPPLIIGDDEIAEFLSLFTAALEDAA is encoded by the coding sequence GTGAGCACGGCAGACGACACGATCACGGCGACGGAGGACTACACCGCCCGGTTCGGGCGCGCCATGATGAAGTCCGCTCCCAGCCCGCTCGCGGTCATGGAGCGCGGCGAGGGCGCCCGGGTCTGGGACGTGGACGGCAAGAGCTACCTCGACTTCCTCGCCGGCATCGCGGTCAACTCGCTCGGATACGCGCACCCGGCCATGGTGCGCGCCGTGAGCGAGCAGGTGGCGACGTTGCAGCACGTCTCGAACTACTTCGCCACGCGACCGCAGATCGAACTCGCCGAACGGCTGCGCCGCGTGAGCGGTGCGGGCGAGACCGGGCGGGTGTACTACGGCAACTCGGGCGCGGAGGCGCTCGAGGCCGCCCTCAAACTCGCACGCTTGACCGGTCGGCCCCGCGTGCTCGCCCTCAAGAACGCCTTCCACGGGCGCACCATGGGGTCCCTGTCGCTCACCGGCAAGCCCGCCCTGCGCGAGGCGTTCGAACCGCTCATCCCGGGCATCGACCACATCGATTCGACCATCGAGGCGCTCGAGCGCGCGCTCGGCCCGGATGTCGGTGCCCTCGTGCTCGAGCCCATCAAGGGTGAAGCGGGCGTCGTCGACCTGCCGCAGGGTTACCTCGAACGGGCGAGGGAGCTGACCCACCGCCACGGCGTGCTGCTCATCCTCGACGAGGTGCAGACCGGCGCCGGCCGCACCGGCGACTGGTTCGCGTTCCAGCACCACGGCATCCGGCCCGACGCGATCGCGATCGCGAAGGGGATCGGCAGCGGCTTCCCCATCGGGGCGCTCGTCACCTTCGATGCGGCGAGCGACCTGTTCGCGATGGGCCACCACGGCAGCACGTTCGGCGGGAACCCGCTCGCGACGGCCACCGCCAACGCCGTGCTCGAGGAGATCGAGTCGGCCGACCTCGTCGGCAACGCCCGGCGTCGCGGCGAGCAGTTGCGCGAGGCGGTGCTGGGGCTCGGGTCGCCGCTCATCACCGACGTCAGCGGCCGCGGACTGCTGCTCGGCATCGGCCTCACGGAGCCGGCCGCACCGCGCGTCGCGACGGCGGCCCTGCGCCACGGGCTCATCATCAACGCGGCGAGCGAGACCCGCATCCGGCTCGCTCCGCCCCTCATCATCGGCGACGACGAGATCGCCGAGTTCCTCTCCCTCTTCACCGCGGCCCTGGAGGACGCAGCATGA